One Panicum virgatum strain AP13 chromosome 9K, P.virgatum_v5, whole genome shotgun sequence genomic region harbors:
- the LOC120651211 gene encoding 2-hydroxy-6-oxononadienedioate/2-hydroxy-6-oxononatrienedioate hydrolase-like, whose translation MPAQPPPPAAVPRRRWQKRFSPTLVRDRCYTRCFHSAGLRRVAVPLQDGAVVHLWLPPAATTGAAPLHPVLLLHGFGANATWQWAPFLRPLLAAGLAPYVPDLIFFGASSSPAADRSPAYQAACIAAAMSALPSAPQRYAVVGVSYGGFVAYHLAHAFPAAVERLVLVAAGVCLEDADLAAGLFAVEDIAEAASLLLPQRPEDLRRLVGLTFCHPPRFMPSCFIRDYIRVMCTDNVKEKTELLYALISSRKLSDLPKISQQTLIIWGEQDQVFPLELGLRLKRHLGDTSELVIVKNAGHAINREKPAELCRLIRNYIVDPTVKYRDDCKGSWKNVIRRFAGSSLRKVDSSRPLL comes from the exons ATGCCCGcgcagccgccaccgcccgccgccgttcCCCGCCGCCGGTGGCAGAAACGTTTCAGCCCTACGCTCGTGCGTGATCGCTGCTACACGCGCTGCTTCCACTCCGCGGGGCTCCGCCGGGTCGCTGTCCCACTCCAGGACGGCGCCGTCGTGCACCTCTGGCTCCCGCCGGCCGCGACTACTGGGGCCGCCCCCCTGCACCCGGTCCTCCTCCTACACGGATTCGGCGCGAACGCCACCTGGCAGTGGGCCCccttcctccgcccgctcctcgccgccggcctggcCCCCTACGTCCCGGACCTCATCTTCttcggcgcctcctcctcccccgcggcCGACCGCTCCCCGGCGTACCAGGCCGCCTGCATCGCCGCGGCCATGTCGGCGCTCCCCTCCGCGCCGCAGCGGTACGCCGTCGTCGGCGTTAGCTACGGCGGGTTCGTCGCGTACCACCTCGCCCACGCGttcccggcggcggtggagcggctCGTGCTCGTCGCGGCGGGAGTGTGCCTCGAGGACGCAGACCTGGCAGCGGGGCTCTTCGCTGTCGAGGACATCGCCGAGGCTGCCAGCCTGCTGCTGCCGCAGCGGCCGGAGGATCTCAGGAGGCTCGTGGGGCTCACCTTCTGCCACCCGCCGCGGTTCATGCCGTCCTGCTTCATCAGGGACTACATCAGG GTTATGTGCACTGACAATGTGAAAGAGAAGACTGAGCTGTTATATGCATTGATCAGTAGTAGGAAGCTTTCAGATCTTCCTAAAATTAGTCAG CAAACCTTGATAATCTGGGGAGAGCAAGACCAGGTCTTTCCATTGGAACTTGGCCTAAGGCTGAAGAG GCATCTGGGAGATACTTCAGAACTAGTCATAGTGAAGAATGCCGGTCATGCCATAAACCGTGAAAAGCCAGCAGAGCTTTGCAGACTTATAAGGAACTACATCGTCGATCCCACAGTCAAATATCGGGATGACTGCAAG GGATCTTGGAAGAATGTGATAAGGAGGTTTGCTGGGTCGAGCCTAAGAAAGGTGGACTCTTCGCGACCGCTGCTATAG